In a genomic window of Methanobrevibacter arboriphilus JCM 13429 = DSM 1125:
- a CDS encoding DEAD/DEAH box helicase, whose amino-acid sequence MEQLSFYNFDISKEIKNAVKEMGFEEPTPIQGLTIPEALEGKDIIGQAQTGTGKTVAFGIPVLEKIFVEDKAPQAIIICPTRELSLQVAKEIGKLSSFMKKLHVLPVYGGQPIGRQIRALKKGVHIIIGTPGRIIDHIERGTLDLSGIETVVLDEADEMLDMGFREDIEKILKRTPKNRQTLLFSATMPRAIKKLTHNYQKNPKHLRVAQHLITAPEIEQIYFEAREKMKLELFSRLMDIYDLNLVLVFCNTKRRVDRLVRDLKSRGYDVDGIHGDMRQAQRDKVMNKFRKGSIEILVATDVAARGIDVPDVEAVFNYDVPNDNEYYVHRIGRTGRAGKTGYAFTFVAGKEIYKLRDIQKYTKSKIKQQKVPSLDDIRDIKNNLILDKIKKSIEENNLNKEIHSVESLIEIGYNSIDIAAALLKMNKEN is encoded by the coding sequence ATGGAACAATTATCATTTTATAATTTTGATATATCAAAAGAAATTAAGAACGCAGTAAAAGAAATGGGTTTTGAAGAACCAACACCAATTCAAGGTTTGACAATACCTGAAGCTTTAGAAGGTAAAGACATTATTGGACAGGCACAAACTGGTACTGGTAAAACAGTAGCTTTTGGAATACCTGTTTTAGAAAAGATTTTTGTTGAGGATAAAGCTCCTCAAGCTATTATTATATGTCCTACTCGTGAGTTAAGCTTACAAGTAGCTAAAGAAATAGGAAAATTGTCTTCTTTTATGAAAAAATTACATGTACTTCCTGTATATGGAGGTCAACCTATAGGTAGGCAGATTAGAGCTCTTAAAAAAGGAGTTCATATAATTATTGGAACTCCTGGTCGTATAATTGATCATATTGAAAGAGGAACTTTGGATTTATCTGGAATAGAAACAGTTGTTTTAGATGAAGCTGATGAAATGTTAGATATGGGTTTTCGTGAGGATATTGAAAAAATATTAAAGAGAACTCCTAAAAATAGACAAACTTTACTTTTTTCAGCTACAATGCCAAGAGCTATAAAAAAATTAACTCATAATTATCAAAAAAATCCTAAGCATTTAAGAGTAGCTCAACATCTTATAACTGCTCCTGAAATTGAGCAGATATACTTTGAAGCAAGAGAAAAGATGAAACTTGAGTTATTTTCTCGTTTAATGGATATTTACGATTTAAACTTAGTTTTAGTGTTCTGTAATACTAAAAGAAGAGTTGATCGCCTTGTAAGAGATTTAAAAAGTCGTGGATATGATGTTGATGGTATTCATGGGGATATGAGGCAAGCTCAAAGAGATAAGGTAATGAACAAGTTTAGAAAAGGGAGCATTGAAATTTTAGTAGCTACTGATGTTGCTGCAAGAGGTATTGATGTTCCTGATGTTGAAGCTGTTTTTAATTATGATGTGCCTAATGACAATGAATATTATGTTCATAGAATTGGTAGAACTGGAAGAGCTGGTAAAACTGGGTATGCATTTACATTTGTAGCAGGCAAAGAAATATATAAACTTAGAGATATTCAAAAATACACAAAATCAAAGATTAAACAACAGAAAGTTCCTTCTTTAGATGATATTAGGGATATTAAAAATAATTTGATTTTAGATAAAATCAAAAAGTCTATTGAAGAAAATAATCTTAATAAAGAAATTCATAGTGTTGAATCATTGATAGAAATA
- a CDS encoding potassium channel family protein — protein MNFETKKKAIIELIIIILILTDTILLLSTIFYDFPIKIEYSISLFDLLVCIILFIEYINRMRKENYKKSFVKNNWIDIIAMLPDILLNSIFSVIGLGNVTWVVRLLRLIRVGRVLILFRKNIILFTHFIKETHLDKLLTAVVIVVISSSVAFYLLEPINSFIDSIWYVLVTITTLGYGDVIPTTITGKILGIILIVMGILVFSTLTGAISSIYTKRIEEENRKEIDERLDKIEKKIDELLNKKS, from the coding sequence ATGAATTTTGAAACAAAAAAGAAAGCAATTATAGAACTAATTATTATAATATTAATATTAACAGACACTATACTTTTATTATCTACGATATTTTACGATTTCCCCATAAAAATAGAGTACAGCATATCATTATTTGATTTATTAGTCTGTATTATCTTATTTATAGAATATATCAATCGAATGAGAAAAGAAAATTATAAAAAAAGTTTTGTTAAAAATAATTGGATTGATATAATTGCAATGCTACCAGATATACTTCTAAATAGTATTTTTTCAGTGATTGGATTAGGTAATGTTACATGGGTTGTTAGATTGTTAAGGCTCATCAGAGTGGGAAGAGTTCTAATATTATTTAGAAAAAATATAATTCTATTTACACATTTTATTAAAGAAACACATTTAGATAAATTATTAACAGCAGTTGTAATTGTTGTAATAAGTAGTTCAGTAGCATTTTACTTGCTAGAACCAATTAACAGTTTCATAGACTCAATATGGTATGTTTTAGTAACAATAACAACACTTGGTTATGGAGATGTTATTCCAACCACTATTACTGGTAAAATATTAGGAATAATCCTAATTGTAATGGGAATACTAGTATTCAGCACATTAACTGGAGCCATATCCTCAATTTACACTAAGAGAATTGAAGAAGAGAATCGAAAAGAAATTGATGAACGATTAGATAAAATTGAAAAAAAGATAGATGAATTATTAAATAAAAAAAGTTAA
- a CDS encoding CRISPR-associated protein Cas4, translating to MKNKLINNPNIKYEAIKHPKINGIQIINGKNNFPISWLNQQGYCEYSLYLQYFKGIKTAPTQEMTLGTKEHQKLEDKFKEDAVPTTFDEVLKTSMEEAAVSREFFVVAPEYGIRGFIDEIWMTPDEFVIIDDKPGKIPYPSTINQVLAYSLAFKSMINKLSENPQTTLFSPKKDKRMIKAALRERGTDNIFWIDEFDENNEKKIRFLINRMQGLFEGSKPFLPTKNINKCNKCRFQSYCEHF from the coding sequence ATGAAAAATAAATTGATTAATAATCCAAATATTAAATATGAAGCTATAAAACATCCTAAAATTAATGGTATTCAGATTATTAATGGTAAAAATAATTTTCCTATAAGTTGGCTAAATCAACAAGGTTATTGTGAGTATAGTTTATATCTTCAATATTTTAAAGGAATTAAAACAGCTCCAACTCAAGAAATGACTTTAGGAACAAAGGAACATCAAAAGCTTGAAGATAAATTTAAAGAGGATGCTGTTCCAACAACTTTTGATGAAGTTTTAAAAACATCTATGGAGGAAGCAGCTGTTTCAAGAGAATTTTTTGTTGTTGCTCCTGAGTATGGAATTAGAGGTTTTATTGATGAAATTTGGATGACTCCTGATGAATTTGTTATTATAGATGATAAACCTGGAAAGATACCTTATCCCTCAACTATTAATCAAGTTTTAGCATATTCATTAGCTTTCAAGTCTATGATTAATAAACTTTCAGAAAATCCTCAAACTACATTATTTTCTCCAAAAAAGGATAAAAGAATGATAAAAGCAGCTTTACGTGAAAGAGGAACTGATAATATATTTTGGATAGATGAATTTGATGAAAATAATGAGAAAAAAATTAGGTTTTTGATAAATAGGATGCAGGGTCTTTTTGAAGGATCAAAACCATTTTTACCTACAAAAAATATTAATAAGTGTAATAAATGTAGATTTCAAAGTTACTGTGAACATTTTTAA
- a CDS encoding thermonuclease family protein, whose amino-acid sequence MSINSENYKKYYDAKGFCDHVIDGDTIDVRGVGRIRLVGVNTPERGELGYQNATDFVKSKCLGKTIYLDIDDAKTKDKYGRILAIVYVEDIGNLNNELLKKGYAKVLFIPPSEFNPYEWT is encoded by the coding sequence ATTTCAATTAACTCAGAAAATTATAAAAAATATTATGATGCAAAAGGATTTTGTGACCATGTCATTGATGGGGACACAATAGATGTTAGAGGTGTTGGAAGAATTCGACTTGTAGGAGTAAATACTCCTGAAAGAGGAGAATTAGGATATCAAAATGCAACAGATTTTGTTAAAAGTAAGTGTCTTGGAAAAACCATATATTTAGATATTGATGATGCTAAAACTAAAGATAAATATGGTAGGATATTAGCAATAGTCTATGTTGAAGATATTGGAAATCTAAACAATGAATTATTAAAAAAAGGCTATGCTAAAGTACTTTTTATCCCTCCATCAGAGTTTAATCCTTATGAATGGACATGA
- a CDS encoding DUF7839 domain-containing protein, producing the protein MKIFKKRGEMTHFQILSEISKQEPHLRQKDIAERLGITVQAVSENIKTLIEERYITSKDGRAPYKITQKGISKVKKDAISLRKYSDDVLETMNYYKSIWPAIATEDLKEGENVGLFMEEGLLYAGKSKQSANAEVLCDVKKGEDVPLSSLSGLIDLKVGQVIIVTVPTIKQGGSRNADLELIKSLYTSDFKKWGIEKIDRFGAMGTVSRSVANKLSIPVDIEFAISSSSISAAKKGLNVLILVVGDMAKGIIRRLEDDGIKYNVVDAHK; encoded by the coding sequence ATGAAAATCTTTAAAAAAAGAGGAGAAATGACTCATTTTCAGATATTGAGCGAAATATCTAAACAAGAACCTCATTTACGTCAAAAAGACATTGCTGAACGATTGGGAATAACAGTACAAGCAGTATCTGAAAATATAAAGACTTTAATTGAGGAAAGATATATAACTTCTAAAGATGGCAGAGCTCCTTATAAAATAACTCAAAAAGGAATATCTAAAGTTAAAAAAGATGCAATAAGTCTTAGAAAGTATTCTGATGATGTTTTAGAAACTATGAATTATTATAAATCTATTTGGCCAGCTATTGCCACGGAAGATCTAAAAGAAGGTGAAAACGTTGGTTTATTCATGGAAGAAGGGCTTCTTTATGCAGGTAAATCTAAACAAAGTGCTAATGCTGAAGTTTTATGTGATGTTAAGAAAGGTGAAGATGTTCCTTTAAGTTCCTTAAGTGGACTTATTGATTTAAAAGTAGGTCAAGTAATTATAGTTACTGTACCAACTATTAAACAAGGAGGATCACGTAATGCTGATCTTGAATTAATTAAATCATTGTACACTTCTGATTTTAAAAAATGGGGAATTGAAAAAATAGATAGATTTGGAGCTATGGGCACGGTTTCTAGATCTGTAGCTAATAAATTGAGTATTCCTGTAGATATTGAATTTGCAATATCTTCTTCTAGTATATCTGCTGCAAAAAAGGGATTAAATGTTTTGATTTTAGTTGTTGGGGATATGGCTAAAGGTATTATAAGAAGATTAGAAGACGATGGTATTAAATATAATGTAGTTGATGCTCATAAATAG
- a CDS encoding glycosyltransferase family 2 protein, which translates to MAIFNAEKYLETSLNSIINQSIGVENLQVILVNDGSTDKTKSIINEYAMKYDNFLAIHLENNIGGAYGPRNIGLKYAFADYLMFLDSDDRYESNACEILYNKISSKTYGNLDIVFGRYKRIYSRFDDFNNNSNNSNNSNNFNNFNNSNNSKNSNTPNTSNTSNISNTSNSFNSSNSSNRSHDHGYIQKSYSPYEDNIDEFSDDILENHYLSSISFFFWKNIFSPLFYGKKIKKYDTDNLNTDNDHIKEIYIKNIDEDINILKILPSIWTKIYKRDLIIENNIKFPPYISGEDLNFVVESYLNADGILFLNEVFVTDYYMRDSQDDKSVTKDISFKLVFDSLKSYKNCLDLCNKYEFKHSALILNPFLLNWIELYLKFKGNNNEKEEILTLAKQMKESYNDGFIAKLLMSFTIFIIKFF; encoded by the coding sequence ATGGCTATTTTTAATGCTGAGAAATATTTAGAAACTTCTTTAAATTCTATAATTAATCAATCGATCGGAGTAGAGAACCTTCAAGTTATATTGGTTAATGATGGTTCTACAGATAAAACTAAAAGCATTATAAATGAATATGCAATGAAATATGACAATTTTTTAGCTATTCACCTTGAAAATAATATTGGAGGGGCTTATGGTCCCAGGAATATTGGTTTAAAATATGCTTTTGCTGATTATTTAATGTTTTTAGATTCTGATGATAGATATGAATCAAATGCTTGTGAAATTCTCTATAATAAAATATCTTCAAAGACTTATGGAAATTTAGATATTGTCTTTGGAAGATATAAACGTATTTATTCAAGGTTTGATGATTTTAATAATAATTCTAATAATTCTAATAATTCTAATAATTTTAATAATTTTAATAATTCTAACAATTCTAAGAATTCTAATACTCCTAATACTTCTAATACTTCTAATATTTCTAATACTTCTAATTCTTTTAATTCTTCTAATTCTTCCAATAGATCTCATGATCATGGGTATATTCAAAAGTCTTATTCTCCTTATGAGGATAATATTGATGAATTTAGTGATGATATTTTAGAAAATCATTATTTGTCTTCTATTTCTTTTTTCTTTTGGAAAAATATTTTTAGTCCTTTATTTTATGGTAAAAAGATAAAAAAATATGATACTGATAATCTTAATACTGATAATGATCATATAAAAGAAATTTATATTAAAAATATTGATGAAGATATAAATATTTTAAAGATTCTCCCTTCTATCTGGACTAAAATATATAAGAGAGATTTAATCATTGAAAATAATATTAAGTTTCCACCTTATATATCAGGAGAAGATTTGAATTTTGTTGTTGAATCTTATTTAAATGCAGATGGAATATTATTTTTGAATGAAGTGTTTGTAACTGATTATTATATGAGGGATTCTCAAGATGACAAATCTGTTACTAAAGATATTTCTTTTAAACTTGTTTTTGATTCTCTGAAGTCTTATAAAAATTGTTTAGATTTATGTAATAAATATGAGTTTAAACATAGTGCTTTGATTTTAAACCCTTTTTTATTGAATTGGATAGAACTATATTTAAAATTTAAAGGAAACAATAATGAAAAAGAAGAAATTTTAACTTTAGCTAAACAAATGAAGGAATCTTATAATGATGGTTTTATAGCTAAATTATTAATGTCTTTCACTATTTTTATAATAAAATTTTTTTAA
- a CDS encoding B12-binding domain-containing radical SAM protein codes for MKILFLNLPYKFNISRASRWPEKTKAGTLYYPYWLAYGAGVCEKKGIETKLVDCITREYSIEDTLNEISSYGPDYIMAEITTPTCFYDFETINIIKKENPNLKIIIGGTHATILPEEVLNQCDGIDFVVRQEYDFTIPEIIFTLNNSGNIDDKGDISEIKGISYRSDTIHSNDEIIERGKIFHNPDRVPLDDLDELPFVSKVYQKFLNVDDYAYAFAQKPMIQIVSARGCPNKCNFCSYPSTMGGRLFRTRSTKDLVDEIEYILTEMPEIKEIFIEDDTFTVNNERIIDFCDEIIDRGLNPIWSCNTRVDLPFNVMEKMKVAGCRLLVTGYESGSQKVLDEIKKGITLQQSLDFAKNTKKLGIKVFGCFMIGLKGDNLDTINETFEFAKKVYPDMCFFQQAVPFPGTEFYEWVKDEGYLITEDYSKWLNDDGYLNCLVNYPYASAEEIEKIRDNLMSKYYFSFTYIFKTFLSNLDWIEFKRVFRGGYAYISFRLKKLVKKS; via the coding sequence ATGAAGATCTTATTTTTAAATTTACCCTATAAATTTAATATTAGTCGTGCTAGTAGATGGCCTGAAAAGACTAAGGCAGGAACACTTTATTATCCTTACTGGTTAGCTTATGGTGCTGGTGTTTGTGAAAAAAAGGGTATAGAAACTAAATTAGTGGATTGTATTACAAGAGAATACTCTATTGAAGATACCTTAAATGAGATATCGAGCTATGGTCCTGATTATATAATGGCTGAAATAACTACTCCTACTTGTTTTTATGATTTTGAAACTATAAATATTATAAAAAAAGAAAATCCTAATCTTAAAATTATTATTGGAGGTACTCATGCAACTATACTTCCTGAAGAAGTTTTAAATCAATGTGATGGGATTGATTTTGTTGTTCGCCAAGAATATGATTTTACAATTCCTGAAATTATATTTACTCTTAATAATTCTGGAAATATTGATGATAAAGGAGATATTTCTGAAATTAAGGGAATATCTTATAGATCTGACACTATTCATTCAAATGATGAAATTATTGAAAGAGGAAAAATATTTCATAATCCTGACAGAGTTCCTTTAGATGATCTTGATGAGCTACCTTTTGTTTCAAAAGTTTATCAGAAATTTTTAAATGTTGATGATTATGCTTATGCTTTTGCTCAAAAACCTATGATACAGATTGTTAGTGCAAGAGGTTGTCCTAATAAATGTAATTTTTGTTCATATCCTTCTACGATGGGTGGGAGACTATTTAGAACAAGAAGTACCAAGGATCTCGTAGATGAAATAGAATATATTTTAACTGAAATGCCTGAAATTAAAGAAATTTTCATTGAAGATGATACTTTTACAGTTAATAATGAAAGAATTATTGATTTTTGCGATGAGATAATTGACAGGGGTTTAAATCCGATTTGGTCTTGTAATACTCGTGTAGATCTACCTTTTAATGTTATGGAAAAAATGAAAGTAGCTGGATGCAGGCTTCTTGTTACAGGATATGAGTCAGGTTCTCAAAAAGTTTTAGATGAGATTAAAAAAGGTATAACTTTACAACAATCTCTTGATTTTGCAAAAAATACAAAAAAATTAGGTATTAAAGTATTTGGTTGCTTTATGATTGGACTTAAAGGTGATAATTTAGATACTATTAATGAAACCTTCGAATTTGCAAAGAAAGTTTATCCTGACATGTGCTTTTTCCAACAAGCTGTTCCTTTCCCAGGTACTGAGTTTTATGAATGGGTAAAAGATGAAGGTTATCTTATTACTGAGGACTATTCAAAATGGTTAAATGATGATGGTTACTTAAATTGCCTTGTAAATTATCCTTATGCAAGTGCAGAGGAAATTGAGAAAATTCGTGATAATCTTATGAGTAAGTATTATTTTTCATTTACCTATATTTTTAAAACATTTTTAAGTAATTTAGATTGGATAGAGTTTAAAAGGGTTTTTCGTGGTGGTTATGCTTATATCTCATTTAGACTTAAAAAATTAGTAAAAAAGAGCTAA
- the recJ gene encoding single-stranded-DNA-specific exonuclease RecJ: MEKLPLKMKQLFNKAKLMIESSEDIKIYSHNDCDGISAGAILSTILDRREKDHDIEIVSLDKLENLEIENELTLFSDLGSGQEVDKLANNDSKIIILDHHPPIRDLNYRDKVSYNYLEINPLHHGIDGSYHVSGGGLSYLLAREFGYADLSWIGVLAAIGDMQNSSSGKLEGLNSIILNDSVNQGYVQSFNDLSLYGRQTRPLFVALSYFSDVNLPITNNRTESIALMKDLGIPRKVGDRSRTLSDLDISEKGKLFSELVKMLSKEVPKRYIHYVPKLVASDSYEFMMEENHTFLRDAAEFSTAMNACTRNNREDIALEILKGNRTDALDQLEIISKEHRRYLAQNIHRIEEEDMIKNLDNIQYFDGNGIKSQVVGTIAGMILSYGDWRKPMIGFTQISDEDENLKVSLRCSRLLAYDGIHFGNIIRKVSKSIGGSGGGHSVACGAYIPLDKKEEFLSTFNNQLNGIL, from the coding sequence ATGGAAAAATTACCTTTAAAAATGAAACAATTATTCAATAAAGCTAAATTAATGATAGAATCTTCAGAAGATATTAAAATTTATAGTCATAATGACTGTGATGGTATATCTGCAGGAGCTATTTTATCTACAATTCTTGATAGGCGAGAAAAAGACCATGATATTGAGATTGTTAGTTTAGATAAACTCGAAAATTTGGAAATAGAAAATGAGTTAACTCTATTTTCAGATTTAGGTTCTGGCCAAGAAGTTGATAAATTAGCTAATAATGATTCAAAGATAATTATTTTAGACCATCACCCTCCTATTCGAGATTTAAACTATCGAGATAAAGTTTCTTACAACTATTTAGAAATAAATCCTCTTCATCATGGTATTGATGGTTCTTATCATGTTTCTGGTGGAGGATTAAGCTATTTATTAGCTAGAGAATTTGGATATGCTGATTTAAGTTGGATTGGTGTTCTTGCAGCTATTGGAGATATGCAAAATAGTAGTTCTGGTAAACTTGAAGGTTTAAATTCAATTATCTTAAATGATAGTGTTAATCAAGGTTATGTTCAATCATTTAATGATTTATCTTTATATGGAAGACAAACTCGTCCTCTTTTTGTAGCTCTTTCTTATTTTAGTGATGTTAATTTACCTATAACTAATAATAGAACTGAATCAATAGCTTTAATGAAAGATTTAGGTATTCCTCGTAAAGTTGGTGATAGGTCTAGAACACTTAGTGATTTAGATATTTCTGAGAAGGGGAAATTGTTTTCAGAGCTTGTTAAAATGTTATCTAAAGAAGTTCCTAAACGATATATTCATTATGTTCCAAAGCTTGTAGCTAGTGATTCTTATGAGTTTATGATGGAGGAAAACCATACTTTTTTAAGAGATGCTGCTGAATTTTCAACTGCTATGAATGCATGTACAAGGAATAATCGTGAGGATATAGCTTTAGAAATATTAAAAGGTAATAGGACTGATGCTTTAGATCAACTTGAAATTATTTCAAAAGAGCATAGAAGATACCTTGCTCAAAATATTCATAGAATCGAAGAAGAAGATATGATTAAAAACTTAGACAATATACAATACTTTGATGGAAATGGTATTAAAAGTCAGGTTGTTGGAACTATTGCTGGTATGATTCTTAGTTATGGTGATTGGAGAAAACCAATGATTGGTTTTACTCAAATTAGTGATGAAGATGAAAATTTAAAGGTTTCTCTTCGTTGTTCAAGATTACTTGCTTATGATGGTATTCATTTTGGTAATATTATAAGAAAAGTGTCTAAATCTATTGGGGGTAGTGGAGGAGGACATTCTGTTGCTTGTGGAGCTTATATTCCTCTTGATAAAAAAGAAGAGTTTTTATCCACTTTTAATAATCAATTAAATGGAATTTTATAA
- a CDS encoding signal recognition particle protein Srp19, whose amino-acid sequence METIIWPVYIDSSKSRNDGRKISKNNAVTNPKLTEIARAARKLGLNPKTEDDKYYPRFWWDSSGRIIVEREEISKNKLLVDISQSIKSLRKK is encoded by the coding sequence TTGGAAACAATTATATGGCCAGTTTATATTGATTCAAGTAAAAGTCGGAATGATGGAAGGAAAATTAGTAAAAATAATGCTGTAACTAATCCAAAATTAACTGAAATCGCTCGTGCTGCACGTAAATTAGGTTTAAATCCTAAAACTGAAGATGATAAGTATTACCCTAGGTTTTGGTGGGATAGTTCTGGGAGAATCATAGTTGAACGTGAAGAAATATCAAAAAATAAGCTTTTAGTTGATATTAGTCAATCAATAAAATCTTTAAGAAAAAAATAG
- a CDS encoding RDD family protein, whose product MVSVFKKRVLAYIADYFVVSAIMWIIAELLYIIVFPFSAFFVYEYMIILAPIIGLAYFILLEKKLGTTVGKHLLFLKVLSTDSYNYNNKISYKQSVIRNLSKIYWIPIIFDILIGRFTGSSNERILGRLSHSEVVLEDMQYSNKVSLNPELSEDND is encoded by the coding sequence ATGGTAAGTGTGTTTAAAAAAAGGGTTTTAGCATATATTGCTGACTATTTTGTTGTTTCAGCTATTATGTGGATTATAGCAGAGTTATTGTATATTATTGTATTCCCTTTTTCTGCATTTTTTGTTTATGAATATATGATAATCTTAGCTCCTATTATTGGTTTAGCCTATTTTATTCTACTAGAAAAAAAATTAGGAACAACTGTTGGAAAACATTTATTATTTTTAAAGGTTCTTTCAACTGATAGCTATAATTATAATAATAAAATTTCATATAAACAATCTGTAATAAGAAATCTATCAAAAATTTATTGGATACCTATAATATTTGATATTTTAATTGGTAGATTTACTGGTTCTTCTAATGAAAGAATTTTAGGAAGACTTTCTCATTCTGAAGTTGTTCTAGAAGATATGCAATATTCGAATAAAGTAAGTTTAAATCCTGAGTTAAGCGAAGATAATGATTAA
- the hypE gene encoding hydrogenase expression/formation protein HypE produces the protein MKIGMSHGAGGEVMGKLISETILNNLSKKSVNGGIGLDALDDGATIPLEDYEVVVTTDGHTINPLFFPGGDIGRISAAGTINDVAVMGAKPLAITNAMIIKEGFSIEDLDKIIKSMDETCAEVDVAIIAGDTKVMEQDKIDELVVVTTGIGIVEKGKAIRDSGLNVGDKIIITGSVGDHGISLMSFREGFGFETDLKSDVAPVWGMVEKALEVGGVTAMKDPTRGGLANAINEMASKSGVGILLQDEAIPIKQQVKAVSDMLGIDPYEVANEGKIVMGVKPDLAEETLDAISKDKYGKDAAIIGEVIENSNTHVLIETEVGGQRILESPIADPVPRVC, from the coding sequence ATGAAAATAGGGATGTCACATGGTGCTGGTGGAGAAGTTATGGGGAAACTTATCTCTGAAACTATTCTTAATAACTTATCAAAAAAATCTGTAAATGGGGGGATAGGGTTAGATGCGCTTGATGATGGGGCAACAATACCTTTAGAAGATTATGAGGTAGTTGTTACTACTGATGGTCACACTATAAACCCTTTGTTTTTCCCAGGTGGAGATATTGGTAGAATTTCTGCAGCTGGGACAATAAATGATGTTGCTGTTATGGGAGCAAAACCTTTAGCTATTACAAATGCAATGATAATTAAAGAAGGCTTTTCGATTGAAGATCTTGATAAAATTATAAAATCTATGGATGAAACTTGTGCTGAAGTAGATGTAGCTATTATAGCTGGTGATACTAAAGTTATGGAACAAGATAAAATTGATGAGTTGGTTGTAGTAACTACTGGCATTGGTATTGTAGAAAAAGGTAAAGCTATAAGAGACTCTGGATTAAATGTTGGGGATAAAATAATCATTACTGGAAGTGTTGGAGATCATGGAATCTCTTTAATGTCTTTTAGAGAAGGTTTTGGTTTTGAAACTGACCTTAAATCTGATGTTGCTCCTGTGTGGGGAATGGTGGAAAAGGCTCTTGAAGTTGGAGGAGTTACTGCTATGAAAGATCCTACAAGAGGAGGATTAGCTAATGCTATTAATGAAATGGCAAGTAAATCTGGTGTTGGAATCCTTCTTCAAGATGAAGCAATACCTATAAAACAACAGGTAAAAGCTGTTTCTGATATGCTTGGTATAGATCCTTATGAAGTTGCAAATGAAGGAAAAATTGTTATGGGTGTTAAACCTGATTTAGCTGAGGAAACATTAGATGCAATTTCTAAAGATAAATATGGAAAAGATGCAGCTATTATAGGAGAAGTTATTGAAAATAGTAATACTCATGTTTTAATAGAAACTGAAGTTGGAGGGCAGAGGATTTTAGAATCTCCAATTGCAGATCCAGTTCCTAGAGTGTGTTGA
- a CDS encoding thymidylate synthase, producing MPILIEVDEIADGWETLVKEIMKNGKDVNDERGSLTKEILNVMVSIKKPFGKDAGGDFFNIQSNSHDISNIRVPEGYFWKGDRLKTYSEQFISDDKQGFVYTYGNRLRAHFGGVDQINEAIERLKNCRESRRAISITWDQVVDSKNDEVPCMILVDFKIRDDKLYTTALWRSHDIYGAWFPNAVGLSYLAQYVSERVDASIETITIHSISAHIYEVNFKEARELL from the coding sequence ATGCCTATATTAATAGAAGTTGATGAAATAGCTGATGGATGGGAAACATTAGTTAAGGAAATAATGAAAAACGGTAAAGATGTTAATGATGAAAGAGGTTCTTTAACTAAAGAAATTTTAAATGTAATGGTTTCTATTAAAAAACCATTTGGCAAGGATGCTGGAGGGGATTTCTTTAATATTCAATCTAATTCTCATGATATATCTAATATAAGAGTTCCTGAAGGCTATTTCTGGAAAGGTGACAGGTTAAAAACTTATAGTGAACAATTTATAAGTGATGATAAACAAGGGTTTGTTTATACTTATGGAAACAGGCTTAGAGCTCATTTTGGAGGTGTAGATCAAATAAATGAAGCTATTGAAAGGCTTAAAAATTGTAGAGAATCTAGAAGAGCAATTTCTATCACCTGGGATCAAGTGGTTGATTCAAAAAATGATGAAGTTCCTTGTATGATCTTAGTTGACTTTAAAATAAGGGATGATAAGCTTTATACAACTGCTCTTTGGAGAAGTCATGATATTTACGGGGCTTGGTTTCCAAATGCAGTAGGTCTTAGCTATCTAGCTCAATATGTTTCAGAAAGAGTCGATGCAAGTATTGAAACAATAACAATTCATTCAATCAGTGCTCATATTTATGAGGTTAATTTTAAAGAAGCTCGAGAGCTTTTGTAG